One Pleurocapsa sp. PCC 7327 DNA segment encodes these proteins:
- the proC gene encoding pyrroline-5-carboxylate reductase, translating to MSVKLGIIGGGVMAEAILSRLITAKVYSTYEISVSEPLSQRRDFLQQKYRIRVAFDNKAAAASEVLLLAIKPQALEAVVSELGALQEKPSLVISILAGVPLSRLESAFPDKPVIRAMPNTPATVGAGITAIAPGKKVENHHLSLARSIFEAVGQVVEVSESLMDAVTGLSGSGPAYVAIAIEALADGGVAAGLPRAVAFQLALQTVLGTATLIQESQLHPAELKDRVTSPGGTTIAGVAQLERAGFRSALIEAVQAATRRSQELGRS from the coding sequence GTGTCTGTTAAATTAGGTATTATCGGCGGCGGGGTAATGGCGGAAGCGATTTTATCCCGCTTGATTACTGCGAAAGTTTACTCGACCTATGAGATATCGGTTAGCGAACCTTTGTCGCAGCGAAGAGATTTTTTGCAACAGAAGTATCGCATTCGAGTCGCTTTTGATAACAAGGCGGCGGCTGCGTCGGAAGTTTTGTTGCTGGCGATTAAACCGCAAGCGTTAGAGGCAGTCGTGTCTGAGTTGGGGGCGCTACAGGAAAAACCATCGCTAGTTATCTCAATTCTGGCTGGCGTTCCCTTAAGTCGTCTAGAGTCAGCCTTTCCAGACAAGCCCGTCATTCGTGCGATGCCCAATACTCCCGCGACGGTAGGTGCGGGAATAACTGCGATCGCACCTGGTAAAAAAGTAGAAAACCATCATCTATCCCTGGCGAGATCTATTTTTGAAGCCGTGGGGCAAGTCGTAGAAGTTTCAGAATCGCTCATGGACGCGGTAACGGGTTTATCGGGATCGGGACCCGCTTATGTCGCGATCGCGATCGAAGCCTTAGCCGATGGGGGAGTTGCTGCTGGATTGCCCCGTGCCGTTGCCTTTCAATTGGCGCTACAAACCGTACTGGGGACGGCAACACTCATCCAGGAATCGCAGCTACATCCAGCCGAATTAAAAGATAGAGTAACCAGTCCCGGTGGAACGACCATTGCTGGGGTAGCGCAGTTGGAGAGGGCTGGTTTTCGTTCGGCTTTGATCGAAGCAGTCCAGGCAGCAACTCGGCGTTCGCAGGAGTTAGGGCGATCGTAG
- a CDS encoding cell division protein SepF, with translation MNTILTKLKDFVGITEPDEYDDGYEEWEQYPHNEPEEPNGIAEEEPQSRRRNREPINLTTETIMGPSTRSNVIGMPGITNGIAEVVVIEPHSFEEMPQVIQTLRERKSVVLNLNAMNPAEAQRAVDFVAGGTYAIDGHQERIGESIFLFTPNCVKVSTLSGTVHDVAEMPKASPRPASPTPAWGAEVNRIAQ, from the coding sequence GTGAATACGATTCTGACAAAGCTAAAAGACTTTGTAGGCATCACTGAGCCTGACGAATACGATGATGGCTACGAGGAATGGGAGCAGTATCCCCATAATGAACCGGAAGAACCCAACGGGATAGCCGAAGAGGAGCCTCAATCTCGCAGACGAAATCGAGAACCTATAAATTTAACTACAGAAACGATAATGGGACCTAGTACGAGAAGTAATGTGATTGGCATGCCAGGAATTACCAACGGGATTGCAGAAGTCGTTGTAATCGAACCGCACTCCTTTGAAGAAATGCCCCAAGTGATTCAAACGCTGCGGGAGCGCAAATCAGTTGTTTTAAATCTCAATGCCATGAATCCGGCAGAAGCGCAACGGGCAGTAGACTTCGTGGCTGGCGGCACATATGCGATCGACGGACATCAAGAACGCATTGGAGAAAGCATTTTTCTATTCACGCCTAACTGCGTTAAAGTCAGTACCCTTTCGGGAACCGTCCACGATGTAGCGGAAATGCCAAAAGCTTCGCCTCGTCCAGCCTCACCTACTCCGGCTTGGGGAGCAGAAGTCAATCGGATTGCTCAGTAA